In Massilia violaceinigra, one DNA window encodes the following:
- a CDS encoding esterase/lipase family protein codes for MRHSFRAATSALALGLFAAGVVLSGAAMAQEPVIFVHGYSGSSSNFDAMAARFAASGYPRSKLYGFNYNSMMSSDRTSAASLNSFINSVRANNGNQPVSVIAHSNGGLVVRWQRAKLGGAAGMRRFITLGTPHKGTTSAYGCYSPACYDMRPGSSFITQLAGAGCDRSLWSANDGVILPARNAQCGVSVQTASVGHISMLTDASVYNQVRAQLP; via the coding sequence ATGCGACATTCATTCCGAGCCGCCACATCGGCGCTCGCACTTGGTTTATTCGCAGCAGGCGTCGTACTGTCCGGTGCGGCCATGGCCCAGGAACCGGTGATTTTCGTGCACGGCTACAGCGGCTCGTCCTCGAACTTCGACGCCATGGCCGCGCGCTTTGCCGCCAGCGGCTATCCGCGCTCCAAGCTGTACGGTTTTAACTACAACTCCATGATGAGCAGCGACCGGACCAGCGCCGCCTCGCTCAACAGCTTCATCAACTCCGTACGCGCCAACAACGGCAACCAGCCTGTGAGCGTGATCGCGCACTCGAACGGCGGCCTGGTGGTGCGCTGGCAGCGCGCCAAGCTGGGCGGAGCGGCCGGCATGCGCCGCTTCATCACCCTGGGCACGCCGCACAAGGGCACCACCAGCGCCTACGGTTGCTATTCCCCCGCCTGCTACGACATGCGGCCTGGCTCGTCGTTCATCACCCAGCTCGCCGGCGCCGGTTGCGACCGCTCGCTGTGGTCCGCCAACGACGGCGTCATCCTGCCGGCCCGCAATGCACAGTGCGGCGTGAGCGTGCAGACGGCCAGTGTCGGCCATATTTCGATGTTGACCGACGCCAGCGTGTACAACCAGGTTCGCGCGCAACTGCCGTAA
- a CDS encoding AraC family transcriptional regulator has product MKGIVELIGELGLEPLALLEEAGMPLDELDDADGRFDSAAVSALWSLAAQQSGHPHLGVALGGAAKPACFGVVLHVMMSSPDLGTALRRMAQYVPIISGAARFILTQDSQGCGLTLTLGDGAPGDRHDFALLMIANLCRWLTGRDLRPQSVELAHARPANLLPYLAAFGCPCHFGAKRYRLSFSPADLGLPLMTGNPLLTELHERFANERLARLGDARTTRRVRELVLDCLADGEPARGDVARALCMSERTLQRRLQDEGTSYVQLVDAVRREQAAHYLDQTSLCFTEISYRLGFANQGTLFRACKRWFNVSPGRYRERHRAGVETG; this is encoded by the coding sequence GTGAAAGGGATCGTCGAGCTGATCGGCGAGCTCGGTCTTGAGCCGCTGGCCCTGCTCGAGGAAGCCGGCATGCCGCTGGACGAACTCGACGACGCCGACGGCCGCTTCGACAGCGCCGCCGTCTCGGCCTTGTGGTCGCTGGCGGCGCAGCAGTCCGGCCACCCGCATCTGGGCGTGGCGCTCGGAGGCGCCGCCAAGCCGGCGTGCTTCGGCGTGGTGCTGCACGTGATGATGTCCAGTCCCGACCTGGGCACCGCGCTGCGCCGCATGGCGCAGTACGTCCCCATCATCAGCGGCGCCGCCCGCTTCATCCTGACGCAAGACAGCCAGGGCTGCGGCCTGACGCTCACGCTGGGCGACGGCGCGCCGGGCGACCGCCATGATTTCGCGTTGCTGATGATCGCCAACCTGTGCCGCTGGCTGACCGGGCGCGATCTGCGGCCGCAGTCGGTGGAACTGGCCCACGCGCGGCCGGCCAACCTGCTGCCCTACCTGGCGGCCTTCGGCTGTCCCTGCCATTTCGGCGCCAAGCGGTATCGCCTGAGTTTTTCGCCGGCCGACCTGGGATTGCCGCTCATGACCGGCAACCCACTGCTGACCGAACTGCACGAGCGCTTCGCCAACGAGCGCCTGGCGCGCCTGGGCGACGCGCGCACCACCCGGCGCGTGCGCGAACTGGTACTCGATTGCCTGGCGGACGGCGAACCGGCGCGCGGCGATGTCGCCCGGGCGCTGTGCATGAGCGAACGGACCTTGCAGCGCCGCCTGCAGGACGAGGGCACGTCGTACGTGCAGCTAGTGGACGCGGTGCGGCGCGAGCAGGCCGCGCATTATCTGGATCAGACCAGTTTGTGCTTCACCGAAATCAGCTACCGGCTCGGTTTCGCCAACCAGGGCACCTTGTTCCGGGCATGCAAACGCTGGTTCAACGTGTCGCCGGGGCGTTATCGCGAACGTCACCGGGCCGGGGTGGAGACCGGTTAA